The genomic DNA TCAAATTCCTCACGAAGTAATTCCAGCGTCATTTCTAAATTTTCTTGTGTGTCTGTTAGTTCTGTATAATCACCAACGACATCCTTCAAGCCATTCGATTCAGAAATGACTTTCTGCGCACTGTCCTGATTATCCCAGAATCCTGGTTCTAGCATCACTTCATCGAGTTCTTGAATACGTGCCTCTTTGTTTTCTAAGTCAAAGAGACCCCCTAAAGTCCGCTAATTTCTTAGCTGATTTGTCAAGCTCGTTACGTACATCGGATAATTCCATCATAATGTTTTCCTCCTGAAATTGGGTTGTCCGGTTGCTTATGCATTGCCGTGACAGTTTTTAAATTTCTTCCCGCTACCACATGGACATGGATCATTTCGTCCAATATTAACTGCCCGGCGCGCTGGTTTTTTTCGTACTTGCTCGCCATCCTCTTTCGGGTTGACAGCCTGCCCTTTCGCAACTTCCTCACGTTCAAGGTTATTGCGAATTTCGGCTTTCATGACATATTTAGAAGCATCGGACTCAATCGCTCCCACCATTTCTTCGAACATCGCAAACCCTTCCGACTGATATTCACGCAGTGGATCAGTTTGACCGTATGCACGTAAATGGATTCCGTGACGCAATTGGTCCATCGCATCGATATGATCCGTCCATTTTGAATCAATCGCACGCAGCAAGACGACTTTCTCGAACTCGCGCATACGCTCCGCTGTCATTTCAGCTTCTTTTTCATCATAGTGCTTGATAACAGCATCTTGAATCAGCTTCGTCAATTGTTCAGCCGTTTTGCCTTCCATATCCGCTTGTGTCAGCGTACCTTCTGGTAGCAAATTCGCGCCGATGAAATCTTCTAAGCCTTTCAAATGCCAATCCGATTGTTTCTCTTCTGTCGTATGGAGCGCAACCGCTCTTTCCGCCACATTCGCTAGCATATTTTCAAGAACTTCGCGAATATTGTCGGAGCCGAGCACATCGTTCCGTTCCTTGTAAATGATTTCACGTTGTTGACGCAGGACATCGTCGTATTGAAGAAGACGTTTCCGCGCATCAAAGTTGTTCCCCTCTACCCGCTTCTGAGCAGATTCAACCGAACGGGAGACCATTTTTGACTGGATCGGTGTTTCATCGTCCATCCCAAGTTTCGTCATCATCGACTTCATCTGGTCTGAACCAAAACGACGCATCAATTCATCCTCTAGGGATAAATAGAACTGTGTAATCCCCGGGTCACCTTGACGACCAGAACGACCACGAAGCTGATTATCGATTCGGCGCGACTCATGTCGTTCCGTACCGATAACCGCAAGACCACCAAGCTCTTGCACACCTTCACCTAGTTTAATGTCTGTACCACGACCAGCCATGTTCGTCGCGATGGTCACCGCGCCTTTTTGACCGGCTTCCAAAATAATTTCGGCTTCACGGCCATGATTTTTCGCGTTCAACACATTATGCTTCACGCCAAATTTCGTCAAATATTTGGAAATAATCTCAGACGTTTCGATGGCTACCGTACCGACAAGTACAGGCTGCCCTTTCGTATTGCGCTCTTTAATATCTTCTGCAACGGCTTTATATTTACCAGCCATCGTTGCGTAGATTAAATCCGCACGGTCATCCCTTGAAATCGGACGGTTCGTCGGAATCGCAATGACGTTCATATTGTAAATATTGCGGAACTCTTCCTCTTCCGTTTTCGCCGTCCCCGTCATACCAGAAAGCTTTTCGTACATCCGGAAGAAGTTCTGGAAGGTAATCGTTGCCAGCGTCATCGTTTCATTCTGGACTTCCAGACCTTCTTTCGCCTCAATTGCCTGGTGCAAGCCATCACTATAACGACGACCTTTCATTAAACGCCCTGTGAATGAATCGACAATGACAACTTCGCCTTCTTGCACAACATAATCGACATCGATATGCATACTCGCATGGGCTTTCAGCGACTGGTTAATCGCGTGATTCAGCGAGACATGTTTCAAATCGAATAAGTTGTCGATACTAAATGCCTTCTCCGACTTTTCAATACCAGCTTCCGTCAAGACGACACCTTTCGTCGACTCATCATACGAATAGTCTTCTTCTTTTTTCAGCCCAAACACAAACTGATTCGCCAAGCGATACAATTCCGCCGATTTCGCCGCTTGCCCCGAAATGATCAACGGCGTACGCGCTTCATCGATTAAGATGGAGTCCACCTCGTCAATAACTGCGTAAAAGAGTGGGCGCTGTACTTTGTGTTCATTGTAAAGCACCATATTATCACGCAAGTAGTCGAAACCAAGTTCGTTATTTGTACTATACGTAATGTCTGCACTATATGCTTCTCTTTTTTCTTCTTTCGACAGATGGTTCAAGTTCAAACCGACTGACAAGCCAAGAAATTCGTACAGCTGTCCCATCTCCATCGCGTCACGACTTGCCAAGTATTCGTTGACCGTCACAACATGCGCGCCTTTACCAGCAAGCGCGTTCAAATAAACCGATAGCGTAGACGTCAACGTTTTCCCTTCACCCGTTTTCATCTCTGCGATATTGCCTTCGTGTAAAGCAGCCGCACCGATGATTTGTACACGGAATGGGTACATACCGAGTACACGGCGAGATGCTTCACGTACAACCGCAAATGCCTCAGCCTGCAATTGGTCAAGCGTTTCTCCCTTGTTGTAACGTTCCTTAAATTCTTCCGTCTTTGCCGTTAATTGCTCATCCGAAAGTTGCTCCATTTGTGAAGCCAAAGTTTCAACCTTATCCGCAATCTTGTCGAGACGCTTCAAGTCTCGTTTATTCATATCAAACATTTTATTCAATACGCCAAGCATTCAGGTCACATCCTCATTAAGTTCACTCTTCATTTTAACACTGTGAAATGCGCGGTGCAAATCGTGTAGCCCAAACGTTTTCAGATGGTTATTTTTTGTGTTATTTGTATACTTTTTATGCGGTGATGCCGGTGGATTGCGTGGTTCAACAGTATATATGCGCGGTTCGAGCGATGGATTGCGCGCTTCGTCGGCATATATGCGTGGTTCAATCGCTTCTTTGCGCAATCCAATTATTCATTCACATGCGACTCTTTTCTAATTCAAAAAAATCCCTAAGCGACAGCGTCCGTCACTTAGGGATTCCAACCAATCGTTAGTTTGTTTCAATCAAACCATATTTGCCGTCTTTACGTTTGTATACGATATGCGTACCGTCAGACTCTGCATCTGTGAAGATGAAGAAATTATGGCCGAGCATATTCATTTGAAGGATGGCTTCCTCTTGATCCATCGGTTTCAGATCAAATTGTTTCGTGCGAACAATCGGGAATTCATGATCTTCCTCTAAAACTTCTACAGATTTATCTTCGCTTTTATTAACTGACGCAAAGAATGCTGCAACGCCTTCACGTTCACGGAATTTACGATTCACTTTTGTTTTGTATTTACGAATTTGACGTTCGAGTTTGTCGACAATTAAGTCGATTGCTGCGTATAGATCGTTATGACGTTCTTCTGCTCGAAGTGTCAAATTTTTCATCGGAATAGTTACTTCCACTTTTGTCTGCTTGTCGTTATACACTTTCATATTCACATTTGCTGTTGCTGTTTCGATTGTTTCTTCTGTGAAATACCTTTCGAGTTTTTGGACTTTCTTCTCGACGTGTTCACGGATCGCCGGAGTCACCTCAATATTTTCACCGCGGATGTTGAAGTTTAACATATGAACTCCTCCTTTATTTGACCATATAGTACTCTTCTACATCTTCCCTTTAAAGTCCTTCTAAAAACATTGAAAAATTAAAAAAAATTGTCGAATGATGCCGTTTTTGTGTCTAACCCATTTTTCAATGCCTCTTCGACGCTTTTTCAGCACCCATCATAGTGCGACGGCTTTGCTTCAGTTCATGAACAATTTGTGCTTCCACTTCAGTATCCTCAACAAAATCAAAGCCATACATCCAACCATCACTATAAGGCTTTTTCCAAACTATACTTCCTTCGACCTCAATGCTGTTTTCGTACAACGTAAACTCTATGCGTAAGCGGACTGGCTTATGTTCGAGCGGAATATCAAACTTCGTCGCAAATTTCAAACCACCCGGGCTAATATTCACCAGCTGACAATGCCCTCGCTTAGATTCCTTTTCTTCCGGCGCTGCAATGACAACTCGAAATTCAGCTTCAAGCGGTTCGTCAAATGTATATCGAAAGTATTCATTCCTTTTATAAAACATCCCTCACACCTCGTTCCATTACTAGCCATTTCTTCCATCATAACAAATGGAAGACTTTTCATCGAACTTCAGCTCAGCTTCTTGTATGTCTCATTTGCATCGCTTCTTCATGCGTTTCATGAATATACTGCGCAGTTTGCTGTTGCTCAGCCGTCAATTCGGTCAGCGTAGCATTCAACTCTTCCACAGCCGCCGTACTTTGTTCAACAATCGCCGCAAATGCCATCGTGCGCTCCTGAATCGACGCACTATCCGCCGTAATGCCCCCAAAGCTTTGGATGAACACCGATAACTCCTGCTGCAATGTCGTCATTGTTTCACATAACGCAGTAAAGGATAAGCTAGACGCATCCGCCACGGCTGTTTGCACACTTATTTGCTGCAAGCCTTCTCCGAGCTTCGTCACAGCCAGTTCGTTATAACGATTCACTTCTACTAAATTGCCATCAATTTTCTTCAACGTATCATCTGTTAGACCAGCGAGCTTTCGAATTTCATCCGCAACGACAGCAAAGCCTTTGCCTTGTTCACCTGCCCGTGCCGCTTCAATCGAAGCATTCAATGCCAATAAATTCGTCTGCTCCGTAATAACCTTGATCGAACTCGCAAACGCATTTGTTTCATCAATTTTCCCCGATAACATTGCAAAGGTTTCATGTAACTCTGTGAAAAATAAAGAAAATGTATCAATGCTTGCTTTTAACTTCACACTATTTTCCGTGCCTTCTTCAGCTTTCCGTCCCGCTTCACTTGTCTGGATGACGATTTGCCCCAATCCTTCAGCAATCACTTGAACCGATTCATACGTACGCTCTGCATTTTTTGCAATATCGCCAATATGATCTGCCTGATGCTGACTCCCTATACTTACTTCATTCACAGCCGCAAGCATCTCGTTCTGTCCAATCGCAGCTGTCTCTGTACTGGTGCGTAGTTGACCAAGATTCGCCGTTATTTTTTCCACACAGCCATCCAGTCGAGCTGTGAGTGCTTCTTCTTCCAGCACCTTCGATTCCGTCAATTCGACAAGCTGTTCCACATGTGCAAATACCCGCACATTTTGACGAACAAGTAAAAATAATAGAAGCCCCGCAAGCAAATATAAAATCACAAGATTCGTTCCACTTTCTTCAACCAGTTCAGGTTGCACAAAAAGCAGGTTATTCGTCACAATGGCAATGGCACCGAGTACGTAGCCGAATGCCATTATCCGCATCATGCCATGGATAGAGGCAAGTACTAAAATAAGTAGAATAATACCGATTGTTCCTAAATTCGCCTCCGAGAAAAAGATGACACCCATCGCAATACTAAAATTCAATATCAACAGTCCATATGGAAGTACTCGCGATACCGCTTCTATTTTCATGCTTAAACTATAGAGAGTAATTGCTAGCACAAAAGGAATCGCAACAGGCAACAGAATGGCTAGCGGTGCCCGCTGAATAAGTTGGGCAACCAAACCAAGCCCAGCCGCAAGCGCAAATCCAATCATCATAATCCGATTCTTTCGAAGCCAATCTTCCCGCTTCAATTGTTCAATATTCACACCCGTTCACTCCTTAAATGTCAATTTCAATTACTATCTGAATATACTAAATAAATCCGTATGTAAAATGTATCATTAATGAATAGGTATTCATATGGGTGTAATTGACCAATTCCTATTCTATGGAAGTAAAACTTGTATTCTTTTCCACTTTGATACCTCTTTTGATTTCGACAGATAAAAAACCCGATAGAGAATAGTTCCCTACCGAGTTCCTATTTACTGCTTTGTATCGTAAAATGTACCGTCACGTGCGACATTACTGTAAGGATTGACGTAGTTTTTCATATTGCCTTTTTTAGATTGGGCTTCAGAAATATTCACACGAATTTGATTTGTAAACAACGCAAGTTTTTTCTGAACGTCTGCTTCCAATGCAACAAGTTCTTCGCCAAACGCTTCTTCTTCACTAGTAAACGGTGCAGCTATATGCGGTTGAAGCTTGTCCCGACTATCCAAAAATCCTTCAATACTTAAAATCACGGCATCGCGTTGTTCTTCAGAAGTCTCGCCTGTCGTCAATGCCAACAATTTCTCCGTCACATCACGCCAAGCAATCATTGCGGGCCGAATCATATTTCATCCACATTCGCATACTGCTTTTGCCGATTAATTTGAATAACCTGCTTCCACGTATCGCGAAATTCCCTAATAATCGCAGATGCCTCATCGAATAAGGTACTATCATTTTTGATATTACCATCAACAAGACGGCTATTGGCAAATTCGTAGAGAATGAGCATATTTTTAGCAACTGGATAAGATCTATCAAGTGTCAGCATCAACTCAGAAATAATAGCCTGTGCTTTTTTAATAGATGTATTCTTTTCTTCCATATCCCCATCTATCAATCCTCTTTTTGCTTGTTCTATGAACTTCAAACAGCCATTGTACAACATGAGCGTTAGCTCACCAGGTGTCGATGTATTGACCGAGTTATTCTGGTATTTTGCATATGGATTATTGCTAGCCATTTTATATCTCCTTTTATACGACTTACTAGATTAATACCCACCAAGTGTACTTTGCAACTGTGCGGATTGTGCGTTTGCACGGTTAATCGCCATTTCCATTGCCGTGAACTGTTTCCACAAGCGATCTTCAACCGTTTTCATACGTTCTTCAAAACGAACAATTTGCTCATTCATACTTTTCATCGTACTGCCAAGCGTAAATGTATCATTCCCTGCTCCTACGCTACCTGCTCGTTTAGAAATTGACTTTTGTCCTTCATCGATAGCGTTACGGAACTTTGTTGCAAGTCCTTCGTCCGTTTTTGTAAAAAGCTCGGAAACTTTGTTTGGTTCTGTTGCAATCATTTCACGAAGTTTTTTCTCATCGATTATAAGTTTGCCATTATCTTTGTAGTTATTAGACGTGGTGATTCCAATGTCACTTAGGCGAATCTTACCATCCGTTCCATTAACCTCGCTGTTCAATGCATCGCGCATCTTCGTCAACATGCTTGAAATCGTCGGGTCGTTGCGCAGCGTTCCACTCATCGCTTTTTCTTCCCACATCTTAATTTCATTTTCTTTCATATCTTTCTTCTGTTCTTCAGATAGCGGCTGATAGTCACGGTATTTAGGCTCGCGAATCTTCGCATTCAATTCTTCAATCATCTTGTTATAGTCATTGACAAATTGAATGACAGTGTCAGCGATTTTATCCGTGTCTGGAGATGAACTGAATGTTACATCACTTGTTGTCACTTGTTTTAAGTTCACTTCAAAACCA from Sporosarcina sp. FSL K6-1522 includes the following:
- the secA gene encoding preprotein translocase subunit SecA — its product is MLGVLNKMFDMNKRDLKRLDKIADKVETLASQMEQLSDEQLTAKTEEFKERYNKGETLDQLQAEAFAVVREASRRVLGMYPFRVQIIGAAALHEGNIAEMKTGEGKTLTSTLSVYLNALAGKGAHVVTVNEYLASRDAMEMGQLYEFLGLSVGLNLNHLSKEEKREAYSADITYSTNNELGFDYLRDNMVLYNEHKVQRPLFYAVIDEVDSILIDEARTPLIISGQAAKSAELYRLANQFVFGLKKEEDYSYDESTKGVVLTEAGIEKSEKAFSIDNLFDLKHVSLNHAINQSLKAHASMHIDVDYVVQEGEVVIVDSFTGRLMKGRRYSDGLHQAIEAKEGLEVQNETMTLATITFQNFFRMYEKLSGMTGTAKTEEEEFRNIYNMNVIAIPTNRPISRDDRADLIYATMAGKYKAVAEDIKERNTKGQPVLVGTVAIETSEIISKYLTKFGVKHNVLNAKNHGREAEIILEAGQKGAVTIATNMAGRGTDIKLGEGVQELGGLAVIGTERHESRRIDNQLRGRSGRQGDPGITQFYLSLEDELMRRFGSDQMKSMMTKLGMDDETPIQSKMVSRSVESAQKRVEGNNFDARKRLLQYDDVLRQQREIIYKERNDVLGSDNIREVLENMLANVAERAVALHTTEEKQSDWHLKGLEDFIGANLLPEGTLTQADMEGKTAEQLTKLIQDAVIKHYDEKEAEMTAERMREFEKVVLLRAIDSKWTDHIDAMDQLRHGIHLRAYGQTDPLREYQSEGFAMFEEMVGAIESDASKYVMKAEIRNNLEREEVAKGQAVNPKEDGEQVRKKPARRAVNIGRNDPCPCGSGKKFKNCHGNA
- the fliD gene encoding flagellar filament capping protein FliD produces the protein MRIGGIASGMDIDSIIKDLMKANRIPLDKTIQKKQYLEWQLNDYRSINRNLQATSSKIGDTLQFESTFMAKNVTNSNPNAVDIKSTNSIADFTGTISIERLAKKATVQGGELQQSDGTKLTEAQVKNSTLKELGLEQGDMTIKIDAPGKAGEVLTFEETDTIESVLTRINKETGVNAFFDSHTGKIAMTAKNSGDGAITVTGGMGDKLKLDASNAVKTAGLNAQFTFNGLATERSSNSFTINGFEVNLKQVTTSDVTFSSSPDTDKIADTVIQFVNDYNKMIEELNAKIREPKYRDYQPLSEEQKKDMKENEIKMWEEKAMSGTLRNDPTISSMLTKMRDALNSEVNGTDGKIRLSDIGITTSNNYKDNGKLIIDEKKLREMIATEPNKVSELFTKTDEGLATKFRNAIDEGQKSISKRAGSVGAGNDTFTLGSTMKSMNEQIVRFEERMKTVEDRLWKQFTAMEMAINRANAQSAQLQSTLGGY
- the raiA gene encoding ribosome-associated translation inhibitor RaiA gives rise to the protein MLNFNIRGENIEVTPAIREHVEKKVQKLERYFTEETIETATANVNMKVYNDKQTKVEVTIPMKNLTLRAEERHNDLYAAIDLIVDKLERQIRKYKTKVNRKFREREGVAAFFASVNKSEDKSVEVLEEDHEFPIVRTKQFDLKPMDQEEAILQMNMLGHNFFIFTDAESDGTHIVYKRKDGKYGLIETN
- a CDS encoding methyl-accepting chemotaxis protein, with the translated sequence MNIEQLKREDWLRKNRIMMIGFALAAGLGLVAQLIQRAPLAILLPVAIPFVLAITLYSLSMKIEAVSRVLPYGLLILNFSIAMGVIFFSEANLGTIGIILLILVLASIHGMMRIMAFGYVLGAIAIVTNNLLFVQPELVEESGTNLVILYLLAGLLLFLLVRQNVRVFAHVEQLVELTESKVLEEEALTARLDGCVEKITANLGQLRTSTETAAIGQNEMLAAVNEVSIGSQHQADHIGDIAKNAERTYESVQVIAEGLGQIVIQTSEAGRKAEEGTENSVKLKASIDTFSLFFTELHETFAMLSGKIDETNAFASSIKVITEQTNLLALNASIEAARAGEQGKGFAVVADEIRKLAGLTDDTLKKIDGNLVEVNRYNELAVTKLGEGLQQISVQTAVADASSLSFTALCETMTTLQQELSVFIQSFGGITADSASIQERTMAFAAIVEQSTAAVEELNATLTELTAEQQQTAQYIHETHEEAMQMRHTRS
- a CDS encoding PilZ domain-containing protein, with translation MFYKRNEYFRYTFDEPLEAEFRVVIAAPEEKESKRGHCQLVNISPGGLKFATKFDIPLEHKPVRLRIEFTLYENSIEVEGSIVWKKPYSDGWMYGFDFVEDTEVEAQIVHELKQSRRTMMGAEKASKRH
- the fliS gene encoding flagellar export chaperone FliS; the encoded protein is MASNNPYAKYQNNSVNTSTPGELTLMLYNGCLKFIEQAKRGLIDGDMEEKNTSIKKAQAIISELMLTLDRSYPVAKNMLILYEFANSRLVDGNIKNDSTLFDEASAIIREFRDTWKQVIQINRQKQYANVDEI